A single Corynebacterium resistens DSM 45100 DNA region contains:
- a CDS encoding OPT family oligopeptide transporter: MNSSPGSEGSAKPRSTAPQSGVTGPNATETAQVRTSPVREFTLRAVILGGIITLIFTAANVYLGLRVGLTFATSIPAAVISMAILRNFKNHTIQENNIVQTIASAAGTLSAIIFVLPGLIMVGWWQGFPYWTTAAVCAIGGILGVMFSIPLRRALVTGSDLPFPEGVAAAEVLKVGDTHPDLSTGSTTGTSDLSDSDATPASTSSDPAVGATPSATDANEENKQGLRMIIAGAFASAGMAILGAMKLAATELSTFFRVGSGGTMVGGSLSLALIGVGHLVGLSVGISMIIGLIISRGVLLPMHTSGLLPAEGDISDVVSSTFATDVRFIGAGAMAIAAVWALLKIIGPIIKGIKESLASSRARQAGETVALTEKDIPFPVVAGVTLGSMIPVGILLWLFVKDSAITHHMSGLIILSIVYTLLVGLIVASICGYMAGLIGASNSPISGVGIIVVLSAALLIKVVVGGDADADTLVAYTLFTAAVVFGIATISNDNLQDLKTGQLVRATPWKQQLALVFGVIFGSIVIPPILELMLKGFGFAGAPGAGADALPAPQAALLSSVAKGIFGNSLDWGLIGLGAAIGAVVIVINEILSKTGKFSLPPLAVGMGMYLPASLALVIPIGALLGFLFNKWADKQANAERTKRMGVLMATGLIVGESLFGVINAGIIAATSNGDALAVVGEEFEKTAQWIGLALFILLTALVYNYVKKSQAQKNQVTEAA, translated from the coding sequence ATGAATAGCTCCCCTGGCTCTGAAGGATCGGCAAAACCAAGATCCACCGCGCCCCAGTCCGGTGTCACAGGACCCAATGCTACGGAGACTGCGCAGGTGCGCACCTCCCCAGTACGAGAGTTCACGCTCCGCGCAGTCATCCTCGGTGGCATCATCACACTGATCTTCACCGCCGCCAACGTGTACCTCGGCCTCCGCGTAGGCCTCACTTTCGCGACATCCATCCCCGCCGCCGTGATCTCCATGGCGATTTTGCGCAACTTCAAGAATCACACGATCCAGGAAAACAACATCGTCCAGACCATCGCGTCTGCGGCAGGAACGCTTTCCGCGATCATCTTCGTCCTCCCCGGCCTCATCATGGTCGGCTGGTGGCAGGGCTTCCCGTACTGGACAACCGCCGCGGTCTGCGCGATCGGCGGCATCCTCGGCGTAATGTTCTCCATCCCGCTACGCCGCGCGCTCGTCACCGGCTCCGACCTGCCCTTCCCTGAAGGTGTCGCTGCCGCCGAGGTCCTCAAGGTCGGCGATACTCACCCAGATCTGTCCACTGGTTCTACCACCGGCACCTCTGATCTTTCTGATTCCGACGCCACCCCGGCCTCCACATCCTCCGATCCTGCCGTAGGCGCTACGCCCTCCGCGACGGACGCTAACGAGGAAAACAAGCAGGGTCTGCGCATGATCATCGCCGGCGCCTTCGCCTCCGCGGGCATGGCGATCCTCGGCGCGATGAAGCTCGCCGCCACGGAACTCTCCACGTTCTTCCGCGTCGGCTCCGGCGGAACCATGGTTGGCGGTTCCCTTTCCCTCGCACTGATCGGCGTGGGTCACTTGGTCGGCCTGTCCGTCGGTATTTCGATGATCATCGGCCTCATCATCTCCCGCGGAGTGCTGCTTCCAATGCACACCTCCGGCCTGCTTCCAGCGGAAGGCGACATCTCTGACGTTGTATCGTCCACCTTCGCCACCGACGTTCGTTTCATCGGCGCTGGCGCGATGGCGATTGCCGCAGTATGGGCTCTGCTGAAAATCATTGGCCCAATCATCAAGGGAATCAAGGAGAGCTTGGCGTCGTCCCGAGCAAGACAGGCCGGCGAAACCGTAGCCCTGACTGAAAAGGACATCCCCTTCCCCGTGGTTGCTGGTGTGACGCTGGGCTCGATGATCCCAGTGGGCATCCTGCTGTGGCTGTTCGTAAAGGACTCCGCGATCACCCACCACATGAGTGGTCTGATCATCCTGTCGATCGTGTACACCCTGCTGGTAGGCCTGATTGTGGCTTCCATTTGTGGTTACATGGCCGGCCTGATTGGCGCTTCGAACTCCCCGATTTCCGGTGTGGGCATCATCGTGGTGCTGTCTGCAGCGTTGCTCATCAAGGTGGTTGTCGGCGGCGATGCGGATGCCGATACTCTTGTCGCCTACACCCTATTCACCGCGGCCGTGGTGTTCGGCATCGCGACGATTTCGAACGATAACCTGCAGGACCTGAAGACCGGCCAGCTGGTGCGAGCAACCCCGTGGAAGCAGCAGCTCGCGTTGGTATTCGGCGTGATCTTCGGCTCCATTGTCATCCCGCCGATCTTGGAGCTGATGCTGAAGGGCTTCGGTTTCGCCGGTGCGCCGGGTGCAGGTGCGGATGCTCTGCCCGCGCCTCAAGCAGCACTGTTGAGCTCCGTGGCTAAGGGCATTTTCGGCAACTCTCTGGATTGGGGGCTGATTGGCCTCGGCGCGGCGATTGGTGCCGTGGTCATCGTAATCAACGAGATCCTGTCCAAGACCGGCAAGTTCTCCCTGCCGCCGTTGGCTGTGGGCATGGGTATGTACCTGCCAGCTTCGTTGGCTTTGGTCATCCCCATCGGTGCCCTGCTGGGTTTCCTGTTCAACAAGTGGGCTGATAAGCAGGCGAATGCAGAGCGCACGAAGCGCATGGGTGTGCTGATGGCCACCGGCTTGATCGTGGGTGAATCCCTGTTCGGTGTGATCAACGCAGGCATCATCGCGGCTACGTCCAACGGCGACGCTCTGGCGGTCGTCGGCGAGGAATTCGAAAAGACCGCGCAGTGGATTGGCCTGGCTTTGTTCATCCTGTTGACCGCGTTGGTATACAACTACGTTAAGAAGTCTCAGGCACAGAAGAACCAGGTAACTGAGGCTGCGTAA
- a CDS encoding response regulator, protein MSSEKILMVEDDAALANAVLVTLRARGYDVKVATTASAAIKLASEWHPQALLLDLGLPDMSGLDVLRALRSWSDVPVLVVSARHDEAGKINALDEGADDYVTKPFSVGELLARLRAALRRAPNEEAPETPVVKTSDGRVQFDLPEKRVTVDGHEVHLTPREWGIVEHMIRHQGRLVTKVELLQSVWGASYKKETNYLRVYMSQLRSKLEQDPANPQYFTTELGVGYRLVL, encoded by the coding sequence ATGAGTAGCGAAAAAATTCTAATGGTTGAAGACGATGCCGCCCTGGCGAACGCAGTACTCGTGACGCTGCGAGCCCGAGGGTACGACGTGAAGGTTGCGACAACGGCGAGTGCGGCGATCAAGTTGGCGTCCGAGTGGCATCCACAAGCGCTGCTGCTGGATTTGGGGCTGCCGGATATGAGTGGCCTTGACGTTTTGCGCGCGCTTCGCAGTTGGAGCGATGTCCCGGTTCTGGTGGTTTCCGCCCGGCATGACGAAGCCGGCAAGATCAATGCACTCGATGAGGGCGCCGATGACTACGTGACCAAGCCGTTTTCTGTGGGAGAACTGCTGGCGCGGTTACGGGCTGCGTTGCGCCGCGCGCCGAATGAGGAAGCTCCGGAAACACCAGTGGTAAAGACATCGGATGGGCGCGTGCAGTTTGACCTGCCGGAAAAGCGCGTGACGGTGGACGGCCACGAGGTTCATCTAACGCCACGTGAATGGGGAATCGTGGAGCACATGATCCGCCATCAGGGGCGACTGGTCACGAAGGTGGAATTGCTGCAGTCCGTGTGGGGCGCATCCTACAAAAAGGAGACAAATTACTTGCGCGTGTACATGTCGCAACTACGGTCGAAGTTGGAGCAGGATCCGGCAAACCCCCAGTACTTCACGACAGAACTGGGGGTTGGGTACAGGCTGGTGCTGTAG
- a CDS encoding glycosyltransferase 87 family protein codes for MAQATENYRRIHLRTSHKIALAVVGALSALAAVLDPRALGALFGGVGFPAFPYHLDLDVYRVGAQRVLDGLELYSGHFHIIGDIYLPFTYPPISALLFTPLAVLPYTASSVLLTLATVTLTWWILAHTVHLAAWVDRRSAAWVAVGLAAVLIHLSPIHTSITYGQINVLLMAMVFADAFIVPRRFRGLLTGLAVSIKLTPAVFGLWFLLRKEWGSVVRMGLGAIGATGLAWLILPRDSVKYWTETLRETGRIGGEEYALNQSLNGLLYRLGLRTKTSEGGGAAVGDGAANGGGVGGQVGEALRTAEGMHGVHGVHGAQLWLVLVILALIVVAFVMVRLLRANAPIVALCVNALFALLASPVSWSHHWCWAPVLLVAIGSYALAEQNTRKRAPATSNDPTASDASADHDDPTASDASADHDDPAASDAPAGTTSTSRATSSFTRTEHALAGPRWMWIALLITGFLAFALEPTTLVPFNDHRELDWNFWQRFAGNIYLWWTLIALLLLGFFARKHLAESSRSLTVP; via the coding sequence TTGGCACAAGCCACCGAGAATTACCGGCGCATCCACTTGCGCACCAGTCACAAAATCGCACTGGCCGTGGTGGGTGCGCTTTCGGCATTGGCAGCGGTGCTGGACCCGCGCGCTTTGGGAGCACTGTTCGGCGGGGTGGGCTTCCCCGCATTCCCCTACCACCTTGACCTCGACGTCTACCGCGTGGGCGCACAGCGCGTGCTGGACGGGCTGGAGCTGTACAGCGGCCACTTCCACATCATCGGCGATATCTATTTGCCATTCACTTACCCGCCGATCTCCGCGCTGTTGTTCACGCCGTTGGCGGTGCTGCCGTATACGGCTTCTTCTGTGTTGTTGACGCTAGCCACCGTCACCCTGACCTGGTGGATCTTGGCACACACGGTGCACTTGGCCGCGTGGGTGGATCGGAGGTCTGCCGCGTGGGTGGCAGTAGGCCTGGCCGCGGTGCTGATCCACCTAAGCCCCATCCATACTTCCATCACGTACGGGCAGATCAACGTGCTGTTGATGGCGATGGTGTTCGCAGATGCCTTTATAGTCCCCCGCCGTTTCCGTGGCCTACTGACGGGGCTTGCCGTTTCTATCAAACTGACGCCCGCGGTATTCGGCTTGTGGTTCCTGCTGCGGAAAGAATGGGGCTCCGTGGTGCGGATGGGCCTGGGCGCGATTGGCGCCACTGGTTTGGCGTGGCTGATTCTGCCACGGGATTCCGTGAAGTACTGGACTGAAACTTTGCGCGAAACCGGGCGTATCGGCGGCGAGGAGTACGCGCTGAATCAGAGTTTGAACGGGCTGCTCTACCGGCTGGGGCTGCGCACGAAGACGTCCGAAGGGGGTGGCGCAGCTGTGGGTGACGGCGCAGCCAATGGTGGCGGTGTGGGTGGCCAGGTTGGAGAGGCCCTGAGGACGGCAGAAGGTATGCATGGCGTACATGGCGTGCATGGTGCACAGCTGTGGTTGGTGTTGGTTATCTTGGCCCTTATCGTTGTGGCGTTCGTGATGGTGAGGCTACTCCGCGCTAATGCACCAATTGTGGCGCTGTGTGTGAACGCGCTTTTCGCGCTCTTGGCCAGCCCCGTCTCGTGGTCACACCACTGGTGCTGGGCACCGGTGCTGCTGGTAGCAATTGGCAGCTACGCCTTAGCTGAGCAAAACACGCGAAAACGTGCCCCAGCCACCAGCAATGACCCCACCGCCAGTGATGCCTCAGCCGACCACGATGACCCCACCGCCAGTGATGCCTCAGCCGACCACGATGACCCCGCCGCCAGTGATGCCCCAGCCGGCACCACGTCGACTTCACGGGCTACTTCCAGCTTTACTCGTACCGAACATGCCCTCGCCGGCCCGCGTTGGATGTGGATAGCGCTGCTCATCACAGGTTTCTTAGCCTTTGCGCTGGAACCAACCACGCTCGTCCCCTTCAATGATCACCGCGAGCTGGACTGGAACTTCTGGCAACGATTTGCGGGCAATATTTATCTCTGGTGGACACTAATCGCGCTCCTGCTCTTGGGATTTTTCGCGCGCAAGCATCTCGCGGAATCATCGCGCTCCCTCACTGTTCCCTGA